A part of Dermacentor variabilis isolate Ectoservices chromosome 10, ASM5094787v1, whole genome shotgun sequence genomic DNA contains:
- the LOC142560949 gene encoding uncharacterized protein LOC142560949: MAAAALCVIGWSGQVQIGVGFVMPLNKWHYIFKSASDGKCPLEVAWHLWTPVQAGESSLTGQACRTMCRASWKLPATPEKVAALKNCLAKYISDHPMMPPAPHPENHLASLRKHLWSSLTQAGRQSKRVEK; this comes from the exons GTACAGATTGGTGTGGGATTTGTGATGCCACTCAACAAGTGGCATTACATATTCAAGTCTGCTTCCGACGGAAAGTGCCCATTAGAGGTGGCATGGCACCTGTGGACACCAGTGCAAGCAGGTGAAAGCAGCCTGACTGGACAGGCCTGCCGGACAATGTGCCGCGCATCTTGGAAGCTTCCGGCAACACCGGAGAAAGTGGCTGCTTTGAAGA ACTGCCTGGCGAAATACATAAGTGACCATCCAATGATGCCACCTGCACCACATCCGGAGAACCACCTTGCTTCCCTGCGAAAGCACCTTTGGAGCTCTCTTACACAAGCAGGACGCCAGAGCAAGCGAGTGGAAAAGTAA